A DNA window from Centroberyx gerrardi isolate f3 chromosome 3, fCenGer3.hap1.cur.20231027, whole genome shotgun sequence contains the following coding sequences:
- the LOC139922965 gene encoding TRIO and F-actin-binding protein-like, translating into MSRLDDNGKWRKHWFVLGDASLRFYRDSEAEESDDLDGEIDLTSCVNVSDCDVEKNYGFQIHTKRAVFTLSAMTSRVRRNWVKLLKQAIQDNTPQSDTGSEKENPLSRRPSPCQPPARLTCKDSNYVTTPTNSTTSAANSHPLDRHQTGSVDGDLDADLSPASQREAGEGWDREQAKRLEERNKWFEEGIPFSEMGSRWDSMELKKGSVPVPVIETMDSDVNRKWAEFERMSFSELSAQSLIGAQTHQSSPPEALQSLVGSQTYQSIPEEDFQPVIGAQTNKASSTVDAPTVNGAQTIQSNTAEALQREALSLRQQVESIKRERVAMGMEVDSPCGPGAPCRARLEAMEAAHRKELQELQEEHGMRIRELERQRDSMLQEESQAAAKAMEALRAAHREGLGREVEKARRLAGGAAHVETLYRGQTPQGDVLHSELDVLSERYSQKCLELSRTEQSSRGRETELGRKEREMEQLRRENQELKTKLAEEISRMRYFITGQRSEVASHGNTERSPSEVETLLRAKENEVHYLQKEISCLQSEVQSLTKEKEAAYERYKEAYVELSETKGRSQLEMGSLKEHLRLTNAALQEGARET; encoded by the exons ATGTCCAGACTGGATGATAATGGCAAG tggaggaaacactggtttGTTTTGGGTGATGCTTCACTGAGGTTCTACAGAGACTCAGAAGCTGAGGAG TCAGATGATCTGGACGGAGAGATCGATCTGACatcctgtgtgaatgtgtcagaCTGTGATGTAGAGAAGAACTATGGGTTCcaaatacat ACAAAGAGAGCAGTGTTCACTCTCTCTGCCATGACCTCCAGAGTACGACGGAACTGGGTGAAGTTACTAAAGCAGGCGATCCAGGATAACACACC ccaatcagatacCGGTAGCGAGAAAGAGAACCCCCTCTCCCGGAGACCGTCGCCATGCCAACCTCCCGCTCGGCTCACCTGCAAGGACTCCAACTATGTAACTACTCCTACCAACTCCACCACATCTGCTGCTAACTCTCATCCACTTGACCGCCACCAAACTGGGTCTGTAGACGGGGATCTGGATGCAGACTTATCTCCAGCCAGTCAGAGAGAAGCGGGGGAGGGCTGGGACAGGGAGCAGGCCAAGCGATTGGAGGAGAGGAACAAGTGGTTCGAGGAGGGGATCCCCTTCAGCGAGATGGGCAGCAGGTGGGACTCCATGGAGCTGAAGAAGGGGAGCGTACCCGTGCCTGTAATTGAAACCATGGACTCAGACGTCAACAGAAAGTGGGCAGAGTTCGAGCGGATGTCCTTTAGTGAGTTGAGCGCGCAATCTCTCATTGGAGCCCAGACTCACCAGTCGAGCCCCCCAGAGGCTTTACAGTCTCTGGTTGGTTCCCAGACTTATCAGTCAATCCCTGAAGAGGACTTCCAGCCTGTCATTGGTGCCCAAACTAATAAAGCAAGCTCCACAGTGGATGCTCCGACTGTGAATGGCGCCCAAACCATTCAGTCAAATACAGCTGAAGCCCTTCAAAGGGAG GCCCTCTCTCTTAGACAGCAGGTGGAGAGCATTAAGAGGGAGCGTGTGGCCATGGGGATGGAGGTGGACAGCCCGTGCGGCCCCGGGGCCCCCTGTCGGGCCAGACTGGAGGCCATGGAAGCAGCTCATCGGAAAGaactgcaggagctgcaggaggagcacGGCATGCGGATCAgggagctggagagacagagggacagcaTGCTGCAGGAAGAGAGCCAGGCCGCTGCTAAAG CTATGGAGGCACTGCGAGCGGCTCACAGGGAGGGGCtggggagagaggtggagaaggcCAGGAGGCTGGCTGGAGGAGCGGCACATGTGGAGACTTTGTACAGAGGACAGAC gcccCAGGGTGACGTCTTACACAGCGAGTTGGATGTGCTGTCAGAGCGCTACTCTCAGAAGTGCCTGGAGCTGAGCCGCactgagcagagcagcagaggcagagagacagagctgggccgcaaggagagagagatggagcagcTCCGAAGAGAGAACCAG GAGCTAAAGACCAAGCTGGCTGAGGAGATCAGCCGCATGCGTTATTTCATCAcagggcagaggtcagaggtcgcatCCCATGGCAACACTGAACGCAGTCCGTCAGAAGTAGAG acGCTGTTAAGAGCAAAAGAAAACGAGGTGCACTATCTTCAGAAAGAAATCAGCTGCCTACAGAGTGAAGTACAGTCTCTTACCAAG GAGAAGGAGGCGGCTTACGAGCGTTATAAGGAGGCTTATGTAGAGCTGAGTGAGACGAAGGGCCGCAGCCAATTGGAGATGGGCTCCCTCAAAGAACACCTGAGACTGACCAATGCCGCGCTGCAGGAGGGGGCAAGAGAAACCTGA
- the LOC139922967 gene encoding essential MCU regulator, mitochondrial-like, with product MATAMLRLSRQFVSKNVGIMSRNTGLKTSNLSKATPCRTVVSTTSGAILPKPDKTSFGLIRMTIVVVPFLYVGTLISKNFAALLEEHDIFVPEDDDDDD from the exons ATGGCGACGGCTATGCTGCGGCTCTCTCGGCAGTTTGTTAGCAAAAATGTAGGAATAATGAGCCGTAACACCGGCTTGAAAACATCAAACCTGTCTAAGGCGACTCCTTGCCGAACTGTAGTGTCGACAACATCGGGAGCAATCCTGCCGAAGCCGGATAAA acgtcattCGGTCTTATCCGCATGACCATAGTGGTGGTGCCTTTCCTGTATGTGGGAACTCTGATAAGCAAAAACTTTGCTGCTCTCTTGGAGGAGCACGACATCTTTGTGCCAGaagatgacgatgatgacgacTGA